A segment of the Rhodothermales bacterium genome:
CTTCATATCGGCCGCCGATGCGGTGCTCCTCCTGCATCACGCCGTGATGTGCATAGAAGACGCTGTTCTTCAGGCTTACGGTTCCACGCGGCATTTTTTCGAAGTCACGGTGGTGGAGAGTGGCGGCGGGAATATACTTCAGGATCAGGTAGTGGCTGGATCACAGATCGAGGGCTGCCAGCAAGTCGCCCAACTCCCGGTCGAGTGTTCCGGCTTCGCGCTCCGACCGAAGGCGTGACACGAGGATCGTCGCATAAAGGCCCAGAACTCTGTCACTCCGATGGCGATGTTCGTTAAAATAGCGAACGACACTGGCGTCGCGAGCGTCCGTAAAGATGGCCCGGGGACCGTGCGGACCGTCGGCGACCGTGGCCGGGAAGCTTCGCTCCGGCTCGTACAGTTTACGCCCGAAATGGCAGCCCACGCATTGTGTGGGTATGTGCCGGGCGTCAGGCATGGCCAGCGTGGAGTCGACCAGATAGCCGTCCCGATCGTATCCGAAAAAATCCCAGTCTCCCCTGTCTGTTTTCCGCATCACGGTCGTTTCCGTCACCTCTCCGCCTTCTAAATGGTCCGCAATGAACACGGTACCGGCCGGGTAAATGACCCTGTCTTCGCGAGATCGATAGGAGCGGAGTGCCTCCACAACGTCCGCCTGTCGGACGAACACGCGCCGACGCTGCGTGGTCATAACACCAATGACGTCGAGATTCATCCAGGCCGTGGACTCAGCGACGAACCCTTCCTGCTCGGCGAGCACGGCGCGAGACTCTGGTATCCGGCGAGCGCGCCGGTATGTGTCTGACACGAACCCCGCAAAGGCATCCCAGACTACTTTGCGGTCGTCCCCTGACGCTGCCAACAGCCGCTGAGCAGAAACGGAATCAACCGAGGACAGCGCCTCGACGTCGACGAAATACTTGCCGCCGTCAAGCACGACAAGACGAGCATCGAACGGGTCTTTCGCATCTTCAGCCAGATACGCGCCCATGTAGTACCCGACGAGGTCGTCCGTTGCACGACGGCCCAGATCCAGTTCTACAAAGCGTTCATCCTGGGTCCCAACTGTGGCGCTCTCGTCGCTGCAACCCGAGACCGTGAATGCGACATATCCGGCGAAAGCCAGCCCAATAATCCTGAAAAGTCGCATCTTCTCCGTTACCACGTTAGGGGAATCACGTTGTCCCAGTGCAGCCAATTCCGATCTGCGGACGGGGTTCCGATCCGGTCGCGCGTGGATCGGCTCTCCGGATCTATTTCGTCAACCAGACATACATGCCGGACGATGAACGAACTCAGATCTCAGAGAATCGACGTTCCGGTCGGCTCCGTCATTGCCGTTGTATCGCTTGCGGCGGGACTTGCAGGCATGTTTGTCGGGTTCTTGTCGACACGCTCTCGAGCCGGTAACGCCCGGCGCCAACCCCTCCTGCCTGATACGAGCAGGCCTGAAGTCTCCCGTCCCACATGGAGGCGCATTGACGAATTCCAGGCCCAACTTGATGCAAGCGAAGAAGTGATCGACAGTCTTCGTCGTGACTATGAACTCGATACGGGCTTGCTCAAACTGGAGCTGCGACGTCTGAGCGACCTGCTCAGTGACACACGGCACACATCACGCGATAGCGCGCATGACATCGAGGCCGGCGATTCGTACCGGCCTGTTCGAATCGTGGAGGCTGCCGCCGAAGTTCGTCCACCGATTCAATTCTCAACTCTCGAAAGGCTGGCCGACGAAGGCGAGATCGAATCCGGCTCGAGCTAGGCGACAGGATTCAGGGGGGAAATGGTCGGGATCTCGCCGAGCACGCGGAAGGCGTCGACGCGTCTGTCGATTACATCCCGACTCAACAATGACAGGCTTTCGGTACCGAATCGTTCGACCACGAACGACGCCATTGCGCTCCCGTATACGACGGCTCGTTTGAGCGAGTCGACCGAGTAGTCGCGACTCATCGCAAGGTAGCCCGCGAATCCGCCCATGAAACTGTCGCCGGCTCCCGTCGGGTCATGGATATCCTCCATGGGGAACGCCGGTGCGCTGAAGATCGCGCCGTCGGCGAAGAGCAGAGCGCCATGCTCACCTTTTTTGATCACAAGAATTCTTGGACCGAGTGCCCGAATCGCAGTGGCTGCTCGTATCAAATTCGGCTCATCGGCAAGTTGCCGCGCTTCGGCATCATTGATGATCAGACAGTCAACGAGCTTCAGGGTCTTGCTGAGTTCGTCGGGCGTGCGCTCAATCCAGTAGTTCATCGTATCGCACACGACCAGGTCGTGATCGTTCATCTGCATCAGGACCTTCTGCTGAATCTCCGGGTCAAGATTGCCCAGGCAGACCAGACGGCGATGACGGGAACGTTCCGGGATTACCGGCGAGAATTCGCTCAGGACATTCAGATGCGTTGCGAGCGTCTCCCGGTCGTTAAGATCGTAACTGTAGCGCCCTTCCCAGGCGAACGTGGTGCCACTCTGGTCAACCTGCAACCCCTCGGTCGACACACCACGTGCCCGCAGCATCTCAATATGCTCTGTGGGAAAATCATTACCCACAACGGCAATCAGATCAACTTCGTCCGTGAAAAACCGGGCCGCGAGCGCGATGAATGTAGCGCTTCCCCCGAGTATGTTTTCGGCACGGCCAAATGGCGTTTCGATTGTATCGAGCGCAACAGTGCCTACGGCGACAATGCTCATGTTAACGGTCGTCGTGGGATTCTGAGGGATGAGGCGCAGTGCCGTTGTCCTGTGATATCAGGAGCGGCGGAGCCAGCCGCGAAACTTTCTTGCGACGAGATCGGCGGCGGCCATCTTTACGGTTCCGAGAAACGACTCCAGTATGTCTCGGCCCTGATCCGCGCGTTCCACGACATAGTCCGACGTTTCGTGAGCCGCTGCTCTCGTGGAGCCTGCGGCGCGCGCTGCAGATTCGGAAATCGCGTCGGCCACCTCAGCGGCCCGGCGATTGACCTCGTCCGAAAACTCGCTCGCCTTGCGGGAGACCTGCGTCCGTGCTTCGCCGGCAGTTCTGAGAACAAAGTCTCCGGCGTCCGATGCGCGGTCTGTGACGAGATCACCAAGGTCGCCAGCATAATGCTGGGCCTGGCGCGAAATGTTGCGGGCCCGCTTCCTTGTTCTCGCAGCCAGCCTAGGCGGTTCGGGAGTAGAAAGCAGAGACATCAGCCCACGCCCAAGAACGATTCCGGTACCCGCCGCGATGGCAGCAGAAAGCAACG
Coding sequences within it:
- a CDS encoding sugar kinase, whose amino-acid sequence is MSIVAVGTVALDTIETPFGRAENILGGSATFIALAARFFTDEVDLIAVVGNDFPTEHIEMLRARGVSTEGLQVDQSGTTFAWEGRYSYDLNDRETLATHLNVLSEFSPVIPERSRHRRLVCLGNLDPEIQQKVLMQMNDHDLVVCDTMNYWIERTPDELSKTLKLVDCLIINDAEARQLADEPNLIRAATAIRALGPRILVIKKGEHGALLFADGAIFSAPAFPMEDIHDPTGAGDSFMGGFAGYLAMSRDYSVDSLKRAVVYGSAMASFVVERFGTESLSLLSRDVIDRRVDAFRVLGEIPTISPLNPVA